In Phaseolus vulgaris cultivar G19833 chromosome 10, P. vulgaris v2.0, whole genome shotgun sequence, a single genomic region encodes these proteins:
- the LOC137818856 gene encoding uncharacterized protein, whose protein sequence is MAYRRRQGVSRTSTFKEEIRPNANADAHPLPSLSSSLSFTPSSSSSSSSPSLAAQAIKASAARRDPSLHFAFPASQHDHHRSKSCDNNYVVADVSKSGVWGVLAQKAKQILEDDESSPHPHPHPHHSAIASEKLKTHSFNTFAPPLETMESKASGPRSPIKLKGMSPSNSKPHQAPGTWNPWQQPAQTGDPQTFHTQLKASRDVAMATAAKAKLLLRELKTVKADLAFSKARCAQLEEENKILRDREGSEKGENVNRADDDLIRLQLETLLAEKGRLASENEVYARENRFLREIVEYHQLSMQDVVYLDEGMEEVAQLYPIDTGVSRVQLPKSPRSPLNPGSQTKSIFSVPPQQHQEEEEEEYGGEEAEDKKIASDLDEHAVAK, encoded by the exons ATGGCGTACAGGAGAAGACAAGGAGTATCAAGGACTTCCACCTTCAAGGAAGAGATTCGACCTAATGCTAATGCAGATGCTCACCCTCTTCCCTCTCTCTCCTCTTCCTTATCCTTCActccatcttcttcctcttcctcctcctcacCCTCCCTCGCTGCTCAGGCCATCAAAGCCTCTGCTGCTCGTCGTGATCCCTCTCTTCACTTTGCTTTCCCCGCATCTCAACATGACCATCACAGATCCAAG AGCTGTGATAACAATTACGTGGTGGCGGATGTTTCCAAATCCGGTGTGTGGGGCGTTCTCGCTCAGAAGGCCAAACAAATTCTGGAGGATGATGAGTCATCCCCACACCCTCACCCACACCCACACCACAGCGCCATCGCCTCCGAAAAACTCAAAACACACTCTTTCAATACATTTGCTCCTCCTCTC GAGACTATGGAGAGTAAAGCATCAGGTCCCAGATCTCCAATCAAGCTAAAAGGAATGTCTCCGTCCAACTCAAAGCCACATCAAGCTCCAGGGACGTGGAATCCATGGCAGCAACCGGCGCAGACCGGAGATCCTCAAACTTTCCATACACAACTCAAGGCATCTCGCGAC GTGGCAATGGCAACGGCTGCGAAAGCAAAATTACTTCTGCGGGAGCTAAAAACAGTGAAAGCAGATTTGGCTTTTTCCAAAGCCCGGTGTGCTCAACtggaagaagaaaacaaaatactCCGGGACCGCGAGGGTAGCGAGAAGGGAGAAAACGTAAACCGTGCAGACGATGATTTG ATCCGGCTTCAACTAGAGACGCTACTTGCGGAGAAGGGTCGATTAGCCAGTGAGAATGAGGTGTATGCTCGGGAGAATCGTTTTCTACGGGAAATTGTGGAGTACCATCAGTTGAGTATGCAGGACGTGGTGTATCTTGATGAAGGCATGGAAGAAGTTGCACAGCTTTACCCCATTGACACCGGAGTTTCTAGGGTACAGTTGCCCAAGTCACCGCGCTCCCCCTTAAATCCAGGCTCCCAGACAAAATCAATATTTTCTGTGCCACCGCAGCAgcatcaagaagaagaagaagaagaatacggAGGAGAAGAAGCAGAAGACAAGAAGATTGCATCAGATTTAGATGAGCATGCAGTTGCAAAGTGA
- the LOC137819480 gene encoding uncharacterized protein, which produces MGLHHHHLLLLFLLLLLLLCSPLPRVKAQSSEARSLDAILQEYAYRALVKPKTGTIYNATSHLPSNFSGVKIAALRLRSGSLRRRGVVPSYNEFEIPIGIIEKPYVKRLVLVYQNLGNWSKRYYPLPNYTYLAPVLGLLAYNGSNLSATNLPTLNVSASADPIRVKFMDVRDPPLGAVARCVWFDLQGSSNFSNVTGGDTCSTSTQGHLSIVAETSVLPPPPPSLPPPVSPAPSPPQPPPPPVVPKESKSGKKVGAIVGSVLGGIVFLVLLCLLVLWALKYKRKKRIQQMERAADAGEALHVANVGDTKAPAATVTRTQPTLEHEYAP; this is translated from the coding sequence ATGGggcttcatcatcatcatcttcttctgctGTTTCTGCTTCTGCTTCTTCTGCTATGCTCTCCTCTTCCCCGTGTCAAGGCTCAATCTAGCGAAGCCAGGTCACTAGACGCGATTCTGCAAGAATATGCCTACAGGGCTTTGGTCAAACCCAAAACAGGTACCATTTACAATGCAACATCTCACCTTCCTTCCAATTTCAGTGGGGTTAAGATTGCCGCATTGAGATTAAGGAGTGGTAGTTTGAGGAGAAGAGGGGTTGTTCCCAGTTACAACGAGTTTGAGATTCCCATAGGGATCATTGAGAAACCGTATGTGAAGAGGCTGGTTTTGGTGTACCAAAATTTGGGGAATTGGTCCAAAAGGTACTACCCTTTGCCCAATTACACTTACCTGGCTCCTGTTCTCGGACTCTTGGCCTACAATGGCTCCAATTTGTCAGCTACTAATTTACCAACCCTCAATGTTAGTGCCTCTGCTGACCCTATCAGGGTCAAGTTTATGGATGTCAGAGATCCTCCTCTGGGTGCTGTGGCAAGATGTGTTTGGTTTGATTTGCAGGGTTCCTCCAATTTCAGCAATGTAACAGGAGGCGACACTTGCTCTACCTCCACACAAGGCCATTTATCTATCGTGGCCGAGACTTCTGTTCTTCCACCCCCGCCACCATCACTGCCACCACCAGTGTCTCCTgctccttctccacctcaaccacCACCACCGCCAGTTGTGCCAAAGGAGAGCAAAAGTGGCAAGAAGGTTGGGGCCATTGTGGGGTCTGTGTTGGGTGGAATTGTGTTTTTGGTGTTGCTGTGTTTGCTGGTTTTGTGGGCGCTAAAGTACAAACGAAAGAAGAGAATACAACAGATGGAAAGGGCTGCAGATGCAGGAGAGGCCCTTCATGTGGCCAATGTTGGGGACACAAAAGCGCCTGCTGCCACGGTTACTCGAACGCAGCCTACCCTTGAGCATGAATATGCACCCTGA